The DNA sequence GCGATGTATGCGCGTCGACAACGCATCCTGGCCATAAAGGTCTGGATGATTCGCAATGGCGACAAATGGAGATCCAGAAGGAGCTGTATCATTCCCTGCACGAAAAAGGAGTTTACATCAACGCGCCCGATTGGTATTTTTTAGATGGCACCAATAAAATAGGTATCGGCTATCGTGAAGTGAATTTCTCATTGCCACGCGAAGACCAGATGATCCTGAACCGGCAGAATATTTTTGACGGTACCTGGGAAAAAACAGCTTCCATGAGCTGGGGATTTGTACCACTAACCAAATACCAGGGCGGCGGCCCGGAAGCGGTTTTAGAACCTTTAAAAGACCATCTGAAGGACTACGAGCAACTGATGGCCCAGTATTACGGGGCAGGGGTGCAGGCCTGTTATCGCGGTCCGCGGTTGTATGATACCGAAACTACTAAGCAAACCGTCATCAAAGTGATTAACTGGTATAAAAAATACCGCGATATCCTCAACTCGCAGATCATCCACCTGCGCCGGGCAGATGGCCGCGATTGGGACGGCATTTTACACGTAAACCCTAATCTGCAAACCAAAGGTATGCTGATGCTGTATAATCCGCTCAGGCAAGCCATCACGCGTACCATCACCATTCCGTTGTATTATACCGGGCTCACCAGCACAGCTATGGTTCAGGAGCAGGAAGGTCCGGCCAAAAAATATGCGCTAAGCCGTGATTATAAAATAACCTGCACATTCACCCTGAAACCCGAAAGCTACACCTGGGTACAGATAAGGTAACGGCGAGGTTGAGCAAGGATTTGAGGAGTAAGGAACAAGGACTTTTGGAGCAAGGATAGAAGGAACAAAGAGTAAGGATAAAAGGGCAAGGGAAATCTTTGCTCCTTGTTCCAAAAAATCTTTACTCCAAAAATCTCCCTGATATTTCGTATATTTATATCTATACCAGCCCGGTTCATATTTAATGATGAGTCGGGCTGTTTGGTTAAAGAGAAAATAAGACCAAAAATCGATCGATTGGTATGTAGTTATTTGATAATCAATTATTTAATACTTTTTAAAGTTTTAAAAACTACTCAAAACCATGTTGTAATTTGTTAAAAAGTGTTAAAATGAGGTTTTTTCAAGCAGTTTTTGATCGATTTTAATCCCATTTCGAACAGAAATTTGTTAAAATTCAAGGTTTAAAAAGTTTTTCTCACCTGATCAGGATAAGTATAATAGCCAGCAACGCCGGCACCGCCTGAATAAAGAATATCTTTTTGGTTACAGTAAGTGCCCCGTAAACACCAGCCACTGCCACACATATCAGGAAAAACAAGGCAATATGATTGTGCCAGTTAGCATCATTGATAAAAAATGTCCAGATAAGACCGGCGGCTAAAAAACCATTATACAGGCCCTGGTTGGCGGCTAAAACTTTACTCTTTTCTAGTTCTGCCAGAGGTTTGTTAAAGGCTTTAGGGCCGCGGGTTGTCCATGCAAACATTTCCAGCCATAGTATATAACAGTGAATAAGGGCTACCAGCCCAATGAATATTTTGATAATAAGATCCATAGGTTTAAACGATTTATGCATAAATGTAGCAAAATGTGAGAGATATACTACTCCAGATTGTTCTTATATCCATAAAGCCCTCTATACAGCCATTCAATTATGCCTTGCTGTACAAGATGAATATATAACTTATCTTTTTGCCAAAAAAGCTTAATTATTGTAAGTATTATAATTATCGCTCATGATTATTGCAATTTTTATTAGATAATATTATTTATATCAATCAATTTAAAAAATTATTTTATTTATTCAAATACTTATTAAAAAAAATCAAAAAGATTGCTTAAAAATCTAGAATTAATTAATTATGTTTGAATAATAACCAATTATTTATGGAAGGTAGGCATAAGCAAATTAAAAGTGCCCAATTAAAGAGTGATATCTTAAAGCAATTGTATTTTAAAAAATCGCTTTTATATAGTGAACTAAGCGCCATTTATAACAAAAGTATTCCTGTAATAAATAAAATAATAAATCAGCTGATCAAAGAAGGGTTTGTAGCGGAAATTGGTTATGCTGCTTCAAGCGGGGGAAGAAGACCCCTGATGTACGCTGTAAAACCGGATGCTATGTACATCATGGCTATAGCGATGGATCAGTTTTCTACCCGGATGTTAATTACGGATATGCATAATGAACCGGTAACGGAAGTTAAAATGATAGCGTTGTCATTAAATGATAATCCTGATGCTTTGTCGCAATTGATAGAGCATATTAACAGCTGTATTGTAAATAGTGGTATAGATAAAGCCAGGGTACTGGGAATCGGTATCGGTATGCCAGGCTTTGTTAGTGTTTCTGACGGAATGAATTACTCATACCTGGACTCAGGCGGCGAAAAGCTAACCACTTACATAAAAAATGCTATCGGGCTTCCGGTATATATTGATAACGACTCGAGCTTAATTGCGTTGGCCGAACAAAAATTTGGCGCGGCGCGGTCAAAAGATCAGGCTATGGTCATTAACCTGGGTTGGGGTATTGGCTTAGGGATGATAGTTAACGGTGATATTTTCAGGGGAAGCGATGGTTTTGCCGGTGAATTTAGCCACATCCCTTTGTCTGAAGATGGTACGCTATGTCTCTGTGGTAAACAAGGTTGTCTGGAAGCCGAGGCATCTATGCTGGTTGTAACTAAAAG is a window from the Mucilaginibacter inviolabilis genome containing:
- a CDS encoding DUF1304 domain-containing protein codes for the protein MDLIIKIFIGLVALIHCYILWLEMFAWTTRGPKAFNKPLAELEKSKVLAANQGLYNGFLAAGLIWTFFINDANWHNHIALFFLICVAVAGVYGALTVTKKIFFIQAVPALLAIILILIR
- a CDS encoding ROK family protein, with the protein product MEGRHKQIKSAQLKSDILKQLYFKKSLLYSELSAIYNKSIPVINKIINQLIKEGFVAEIGYAASSGGRRPLMYAVKPDAMYIMAIAMDQFSTRMLITDMHNEPVTEVKMIALSLNDNPDALSQLIEHINSCIVNSGIDKARVLGIGIGMPGFVSVSDGMNYSYLDSGGEKLTTYIKNAIGLPVYIDNDSSLIALAEQKFGAARSKDQAMVINLGWGIGLGMIVNGDIFRGSDGFAGEFSHIPLSEDGTLCLCGKQGCLEAEASMLVVTKRAIEGIKQGKLSSLKSFINEPLEVIAKAIFDAIDIGDQYVIDLLSDAGYKIGKALAILIHIMNPRAIILSGRGTKAAKIMLAPIQQALNKYCIPRLAARTELLISSLGFDAELLGAAALVMEYLDDDILNTHFKQQPMSKTQV